The genomic stretch ttcttttttttgccatttttgaTCATTTTCCCATGATCAACTGCTGATTTAGGAGCAAGACTTGGTTCATGCGCTAAGAGGTTCTCTACCCCCCTCCCCGTCTCTCCCCCCGGCCCCAAACGCTCCCAGGGCCAAACCGGTCCAAGTTACAGGACATGCTGGCGAACCTGAGGGATGCCGAAGACCTACCACCTATGCAACCTTCGGTCCCGCCGCCGGCACGGACCCCCACAGCCAGACTCGGAGAGCATGAGCCCAGCCATGGCGATGAAGGTCTTATGCACCTCTTTCGGCTTCCTAACCGAGAGGGCGTGGCTGTCGTGAGGAACTGACCGCCTTCCCTTTgccttacagtggaggtcatgACGTTCCCCCCCACAGCTGGGAAGTCCTTCATTATGACCACCGACGAGGCGATGGAGACCGAGTTGGGGCTGGGGGAGCTGGCGGGCCTGACTGTGGCCAATGAGGCCGACGCCCTAGCCTATGATGTGAGTGCGAAATGGGACTAGGTGGGGGTAGCCCCCAAATCACTGTAATGCTGCCTGTCCTGCTTTAATGAGGATCCAAATGCACTCAGAGCAAGTGTGTTAAACATGTAGGACCCCAAAaggcagggttccccaattccagtcctggatggCCAGTGTgtgacacagtttgcagatttccctgctcaaacacgtcttattcagctcatcagccaaTTGCtgggtttagtaggtgtgtttgagaagggaaatctgcaaactgtgtcacagactggccctccagCACTGTAACTGAGAACCCTGCCACAAGGCTTTATACTCCGGTATAAATTCTGTTCACTAGGCACTTGACTATCCAGATGTGTCAGTGTGGGAAAATAACAGCCTTAAGTAGATTAAAACATCATCCAGAACCAATAAAGGCAGGCTGACTTGAATCTGGGTCTGCTCATCTACACTCGCTCGTTCGTCATGTGGGCGAACTGTAAATTGATTCGCACACTTCATTTGGCAGGATTGAGCGTCAACACAGGGACTCTGAGTGCTGAAGGTAGCGGCAGATACTGTTGCTGACGTTTCGGCCTAAAGTTTTCTCTGGACACATCATGTGTCCGAAATTTCATAGCCCCCTCAAAGAAATGTCTGACATACTGAGGCTTCCTTCAGTGTCTGACCCCTTGTCCCCTCTCAGATTTCCAACAACCAGGACGCATTGAGGAAGACCTGGAACCCCAAATTCACACTTCGGAGCCACTTCGACGCCATTCGTGCCCTGGCCTTCCACCCACTGGAGCCTGTGCTGGTGACCGCGTCTGAAGACCACACTCTGAAGATGTGGAACCTGCAGAAGATTGCCCCGGCCAAGAAGTACGAGGCCTCTTGCAACGTTTTCTCAAATGTCCTGCGTTGGCTGTTCTCTCCGACCAACTTGACTGCAATGTGCATGTGAAGACAGTGTTTTAGCATGACCTCTAGGTGGCAGCCTGCCTTCTCCACCTACTGGGGCCGGAGTAGCATCCCTGTCAGACTCACTGCTTAAttttgccctcccccccccccccccccccgtaggaGTGCCTCCCTGGACGTGGAACCGATCTACACCTTCAGGGCACACCGGTGAGTATGCTATCCCGCAGAAGACGGATTTCTACTAACCTAGATTGTCGATGATGATCCAATGGTGGATAACCTTAACCTTCAGTACAGGCTGGGTTTGGCTGTTTGGAATTTCTAAGCGTAGGATGTTTGGTAGTGCAGGGAGGGGCGTCTGACTGGGTGTGACGGTGCCTTTGATCCATCTTTCAGGGGTGCTGTGCTGAGTGTGGTCATGAGTGCCTCAGGGGAGCAGTGCTTCAGTGGGGGCGTGGATGGAACCATCCAGAGCTGGAATACGCCCAACCCCAACATTGACCCCTATGACTCTTACGGTATGTGGTACCCCTGTGCATTCACTGAATATCAGCAGGTACCCTTCTGTTTGTAGTGCTTCAGGAGGCTTGTATGTGATCGACTATATACTAGACCATCTTGAAATGGATTAGGACTGTTTAAATGATTCCTCCTTGATAGTGGAGTGTTGGACTTTCTGTTTCCCCCTTACAGAGCCCTCTGTGCTGCGGGGGGAGCTGTGTGGTCACACGGACGCAGTCTGGGGCCTCGTGTACAGCTCTGCTCACCACCGCCTCCTGTCTTGCGCCGCTGACGGCACAGTCCGACTGTGGAACGCCGCAGACACCTCTCCCGCCCTTGCGGTCTTTAATGAGAGCAGAGGTAAGATCCAGCAGACATACTTCATGTTGAAAGAATGGGCTTCTGCCATACACTGGCATGCTCTGAGGTGCTCTGCATGGGTCCTGGCATGCTGaaagtgtgtgtttttctgctcGTCTGTGCCAAGAGTTTCAGGAATGTCTGGTTAAGCTCAACTCGGTAAGGAATTCATTCTCAGGTTCTGTAGGTAGTGTGGCTTTTAATAGGGAAAAGCTGGTTGATGGTCAAGACAAATATATTATGCATTTTAAAGACTGAATATAATTTCTATCTGGAGTAATCCTGGGTAGGGCTTTTTTGGTGACAGTCCCTCCACTCTGTGCTCCAGAACTAGGCATCCCCTCTTCAGTCGATCTTGTGTGCAGCGAGCCGGCCCACATGGTCGCATCCTTCAGCACCGGCCGGATGGGCCTCTTCAACATGGAGACCCGTCAGCTGGTCCTCAGCCTAGAGTCCACTATGGAGCCAGGTACAGTGCCACCTATTGGTGGGAGGCTAGTTGGGGAAAGCATTCGACTAACATAGAGCAAGTAGATTGGAGAAGCAGTACGTCTGACTGCTAACCTTATAGCAGAGCTCTGTGCTGCATGATGAATCATGGTGCTGTAGTCAACtttacccccccccgcccccccattatGTTCCAGCCAACTTTGATCACAGCTGCAAGATGACCCAGCTAAAATGTCTTTGCTTGGATTGTGTTCACGTCAGTATCCGCAATGACTGCCTTTGTTTCCCTCTtatctgtgtcccccccccccccccccccccccttggcttTGTATCTCTGTCCCCCAGGCTCTCCCTGCCGCATTAACAAAGTGCTGAGTCATCCCACCCTCCCCATCACCGTCACGGCTCAGGAGGACCGCCACATCAAATTCTTCGATAACAACACAGGTAACATTTTCCCTCCTCCTGCTGACGTATACCTTGCGAGTGTCGAAGAACCACCTCATACGGAGCTCAAAAGTCTCGGGACGCTTGCTTAgttctgtaaaaatgttgcagTGTTTATCATGTCTGCGCATATcttccacacagacattttctttttattaagtgtcataatgtttttcactgactcattcagttctgttcttgccattttgctattaattgcaaaTGTAGTCACTGGCCCCTGAAGGGATAGTAAACACAAGCGTTTGGTGTTTTGTGTTATTGCCAAGGTGTCACTAAtaaaaagcccccagtgagactGTTTGTCAGTGAACTTTTTAACTTTGCTGTTTTcgaactataatttgggtttcagtttATTGCTAGTCGAAATACACATTTTACTTCAAACTACTGGTTGTGTCTAATGTGATATTATATATTGTACGCAtgaataaagtaatgatttttgttataaaaccaatgAATATTTTTCTGAATCATGCAAGCATCTCATGACATTCTGTGAAAactgtttttagtaatttttttattttaaaatgtattaaattttttaattgaatgtgTGTTTCATAGCTCCCCATAGCATTCAGTAACCTTAATTCATCAGTGTACTTGCATCTTCAGGAAAGCTGATCCATTCCATGGTGGCTCACTTGGATGCGGTCACAAGTTTAGCTGTGGACCCTAATGGACTGTATCTTATGTCTGGTAGTAAGTATTAGTCTTCACTTACCTGGATTACTGGATAGGAAGCAAGCATAGGCAGTGAAACTTATGCACTTCTCCCTCTGTACAGCAGAGGGCAGCACAGGCCATAGTCTTCAACATCTCAGCTGGAAATAAGAAAGCTTGCAACATCTACATGTTTTATGTAAATCAAACATTAAAGTGACATTTGAGTTTTATCTCCCATAACACATTCTATCTTCCTCATCCAAGGTCATGATTGTTCCATCCGCCTATGGAACCTCGAAAGCAAGACCTGCATCCAGGAGTTCACTGCCCACCGGAAAAAATTCGAGGAGTCCATCCACGACGTGGCGTTTCACCCGACCAAGTGTTACATTGCCAGCGCTGGTGCCGACGCCCTGGCTAAGGTGTTTGTATGACAGGGAGGTGCGCAGTCTCTACCTGGGGCCCCGAACACCATCACAGCCAGGGGCGAACAGCAAGGGAGGTGAGGTGGGGCTTAGGTGTTGGAGCCACGCCCACCCCTCACGCCCACCAATCAGCTCTGTTCCCTCTCAACTTCTCTGTCTGGCCAAACCTGAAGCAGTCCTGGTCCTGCGTCTGGATTGAAGCGGCAGAGCCGTGGTGAATTTGAAAAAGGGGGTGAGGGGAAGATTTTGCATCGAGTGGCACagactttaatttttttttattttacattttttatttttttttgcctccCCTCACTTTCCCActgcaacccccccaccccccatccccccatccATCCAGGCAGGCCTGGGTGCTACCTGGCAGGGATGGTTCCGCCCATTTGGGAGGATTCCTACTGAGCTCTGTCAGTAACGTGCAGGATAAGGCACTGCTCAGTCTCTTCAAAAGCTGGGGGGGGTTCACAGCCATGCCGGCAAACATCCTTCGGTACTCGGTTACTGCACGTGCCCTGTGTGTGCGGACGTCGCACTCACAGGCCCCCCGCTGGTCACCAGTGTGCTGCTCCAAGGGCAAGCCACTCCCCCCTCTTTGATTAAATTTTGGGTTATGTTGTAACGTTGTCAGAAATGTAAAGGCGTGCCATGACTGCCATTAAATCCtgtatatgccccccccccccttcgcctgccccagcatttgtttttaaacatgttaTGAAAATGTGCCTTTGCTTCAAAAGGGTCTTAAAGACTATGTTATTTTTACCAAATGTTTTTTCTTTGGAATGTTGGGGATGtccattttaacaaaaaaagaaagttggatgtaaagttacatgcTCATAATAAACAGAATATATATCCAGTCTTAATCCTCATGCTGAAATTTGTCTTCATTTGAGCAattgttttgattaaatgtgTGTAACTGCCAGGGgcgaatttgcctggaatagtcATTGGCTGTCACACCTTTGTCAGCTTGGCTTTCATCCAGTTGCCTCACTGTCATTTAGACAGGCTGGTTTTCTTGCACGACAGTCAGGAACTGCTTGGCTGAGTTATTCTTCGTCGGTTCTGAGCAGAAGAATGTAACTTTCTGCAATTACTGTGATTCAGCTTGTACTAACGTCCTTCTGGAGCTGTTCATGTTGAATATTGGTATACTTTTGCCTCTACAAAAGGTCTTATGGGGTTTGCTTATATGAATTGCTAAGGTATGAATATTGACCTTGACCTCATGTAGGTAATCAGCTTCCTCTTACATCAGGTGGAATTCATTGTAGGAAGTAAATCTCTCCACTTTCATCGCCTCAGACCGCATAGCGCCCCACCAAATCAGTACGACTCACCACGGACTAGGAGGCGTTGAAACGTAGGTTCCCTTCTTGAAGATGGCTATGAGCACGACAGCTCGTCACTCTAACTTTCTTGCTCTCTTCTAGGGGCAGCTACTGTTCGCTGGGATTTATTAGTCGGCCGCTTCCAGCATTTTACCCATCCACTCCACAGGGGTCTGGCTCAGTCGATGTTTTAAAAACCTCGCTTTACCGTTAAGGGTAGTGTACTTATCTCTGCTTGTTGGCTCTGTAGagtataatttattttttaacttctGGCTGCGGTGGCCCTGCTGACCTGTACAGATTTTACGCAAAGTATTTCCAGAGATATGGAAGTATTTGGGCTAAATGCAGTTGTGCATTATGTTCTGTATGTTATGTATGTGAATGAGTGAGTGTGCATCTTTCCTGTGGTGGTGATGGGGTGTGTTACTGGTGTCATGCAACGGGCCCGAGAGAAAGGTGGTGCTCTGTGCTCTCTAGGAGATGGTGACACGAGTCCCCATCGGATCAGCCCCTCATCCATGAATGTGGGTCGTGAATCCTGGCTTTATTGCAGGAACGGTCTGTTGTCTCATGATTTCCCCGAGTGTCGATGGGTAAAATCTCTTTGCAAAGTTGGCACCTTGGTAATAATAATGCAAACAaagtgttttaatattttttattaaaaattccAGTACAATACTATTAATATTTCGgatatttaaaaaatcacaAGCAAGATTTAATATGCATATGTACAAATAGGGTGAGAAGTTGTATAAATATGTTTGCTATGAAATAACTTGCATCATGACCTGATAACAGGACGGCaattaagtttaaaaaaaaaataaaaataaaaatccaatCATTTTATCAGCCTGTTAACTGTAAAGCACAATTGCAGTTACTGGACCGTATGAGAAAGTAATACAAtggtaatgtgtttttttcccttttctgaAACTGACCACCATTGCAAATTGGGCCTAGATGAATTTAATATTTATGATGGTCCCAAGTTGGAGGCAGAAGTGCTATTAAGTTGTACATAGTAGGTCTCTCTGAGAAGCAGAACTTTAACAGAACGACAAAAGGCGCGAAGCAGTGTGTACAACTCCTCTTCTGCATTATTTCTACTTCCTCACTTTAAGAAATAAGCCTCATCTCACTATTGAAGATCAACAATATCTGATCACAAGACATGATTTCATCATTGCTATGTTTCAAAGTGAATCTGTTAAAGTCATTATAACCAGACTAACAAAATCCTAAAGATATCCATAATGTTTTAGCCCACCTGGAATATTCCTGTAAAATGCTAGAAGTTGAGCCTGGAGGCCCCCACatgtaaagagaaggaaatccaGGGCTATAGAAGGCCGTCAATCCAAGGCACCACTTACCCAGTCCAGTGAACCTCCTTCCACCTCCACTGCCTGGTCAGTTCCGTGGCTGGGAGTTGAACTCCTGACAGATGTTGTGAATGATCTTGGGTACAAACTTGTAGAGGTTGTCGAATTCGTCCACAAAGAAAGAATGATCCTTGTCTGGGTCGGTGGCGATGTCCTCCAGCTCATCCTGGGCAGCCCAGGCGATGCCGATGGAGTACGCGATCACACCTGAGTGTAGCGGAGAGGGACCCAGGCACCTGGTTAATGTCCATTACCTCCTACACacctcaactggttggctggcAGAACATACACAGGTATGTACAGTGCAAACGTGTGGTGCCCGATATTTGTAAATTCTTTAATTACTTAATGTTATGTAATAGGAATTTTCACAGCTGTATGGTTACTGATTCAAAATAATCCTGTCTGTTGCTCAAAGATATGATGGCTGTCATGTCTGGACATCCTGCTTCATTTTCCCCCATCCCTTAACTGCTATGCTCTGTTGCCTTAAAAGGATACTATGTATGGCCCAGGAATGATGACCTATTGTGTGAATAGGAAGTGTTTTCCGATCCAGTCCTTGGGCACCCCCAGACTGTCCGAAAAATGTGGTCTGTCttaggggtccctgaggaccggactgggaaaagaCTGGCTAATTAGAAaatcagccccccacccccaggggaaTCTTCCACGCACCAGCACGCCGGACGGCCAGGGAGGGCGCTCTGACGTCGTCGTACGAGCGCCCGTCGGTGATGACGATCATGATCTTGCGCTTGTTGGGCTTGGACTTGCTGAAGAGCTGCTCGGCGGCGTAGGTAATGGCGGCTCCTGTGCTGGTGCCGCCGCTCCAGTAGTTGATGCGCTTGATGGCGGCCAGCAGCTCGGCCTTGGTGTTGTACTGGCCGAAGGCAAACTCCAGTCGCTGCTCGTAGGTGTACTGCACGGCGCCCACACGCGTGTCCGTGTCCGAGATCTCGAACTCGCGCGTCACGTTGGCCACGAACTGCAGCACGGTGCGGAAGTTGCCCGTGCCGACGCTGCTGGAGCCGTCGATGACGAAGGCGATGTCGTTGGCGTTCAGGCACGTCTTGCTGCACACCAGCCGGTCCGTGTCGCACACGCGCTTCACCAGGGGCTGCACGGCTTTGCGGAGCCCGAACCAGCTTGGCACAGGCAGCGAGAAGAAGCCATTGGTCCTGCACACCGCCTAATCGGTAAAGGAATGGAGATGTAGACCAACCAGAGTTTCATTTTCCCTAAAGAAACTAGCGCAGCTTAAAATGGTAAATGGTCtaactgcagcaacctgcatgTCCGTTAGGTGCAATTAGGCAGAAGGATCAAAGATCGCTTTTGGTTTATGCTCAGCTATGTTTTGCTCTAacgcaggggtagggaacctgatccatggagagccagtgcgggtttttgggatggcctctcaatcagccaataataaagcagcgattctcaactccagtccttggaatccactgttattggctgattgaaaggccatcccaaaaacccgcaaccacatcggctctccatggatcaggttccctacccctgctctaACAGCTCCATACGTGCCCCCTCCCTCCTAATTCCACGATCCTGTAGCCAATCAGGTTCCATGTCCTGGATTCCTAAATGCCGCCTGTGGTATGTTTGAGCTGCATCGTGCGTTTCGCATGTGCACGGATGTGCTGTGACTCTGTCTCCGCTCGTGTCACCTTATCCACGAAGTTGGCTTCCACCACGTTCTGCTTCTCATTGTCGTCGGCCCCCTCGACCGTGACGAAGAAGATGTTGATGCCGGATTCCCGGGCCAGGCGGGACGCCTCCTCCACCCTGTCTGTAGGCCAGCCGTCCACTAGTACCACGGCCACATTTGGCGCGCCGCCTCGGTTGCCGTTGGCATCGGAGAAGAAATGCTTGTTGACATAGGCGAGGGCCTTTCCTGTGGGGACCAAACGGGGGAGCGTTCAGCTGCTTCAGGCAGCAACGCCGACATACAGGCGGGTCATGCAGGTACGAAGGGATGATGGTGGTTGGAGTGGTGATGTTAAGATTTAGTAGTtctgatcaagacagggtggtGCCTTTAAGGTGCATGTGTGTTGTACACCCCGTGACTGACCAGCGCCCAGTCCAGGATATCCCCAGCTCTTGGCTCACTACTGCCCTCTGCTGTATACAGGTGTATGGTAATTAATGCATAAGTTTCATGCACTGGTGCAACAATAGTACTAATTACTAAACTATGTGTGTTTTTGCCACAGTGCCAATACGTCGGTCTTCAAAGGGCGCTGGAAGTATAATTTACACAAAAATATATGGGTGACTGGAGGGGGGATTTCAGGGGCTTGTTGACATCGGCATGAAACAAACAAGCTTGTTTGTATGCGGTTGGCAAGAAAACATCTGGCATGGGAGGGAACGTCAACATGGGCACTCCttcattgggggaggggggggcagctccaTGTGAAGGCGGACCCCCCAGGAGAGGTCTGTAATTTATACAGCAGTAGGATGGTAAATTTAGACTCAATCCCGGATAAATAGCTGGCATAATTCAAACCAaatgattatttattttttttcgttAAGTCGTTTGTATCAAACTGTCCCAAATAAAACTAGGAGACTGATGCTAAGTCTCACTACTGAACATGTCGGAAATTTGCGTCACAGAACTTTTCACAGAAACTAATTTTACAGGCAAAATTCTTAAATGACCGATTTTAGCTGTAAACACCGGAGAGAGATATTTCTGCAAAAATCGAATCACTCCCTAACCCGCCAcactaaatttatttttaataataaaaccactatactgtataacaaTTTGCCTGATAATTTGCTGTCAAACATAGTGAAAACATGGACACAGACATGAGGGCTCACCAGTGGAGGGTTATTCAGGATAGCAAATTCAATGCATCCAAATTCAGGCAGCAAAACCCACTCACCCACATTGGACAGCCCCCCCTTCTGGACGATCTTGTCTATTGCTGGTTTCAGGTCCTTTGAGCTAGTGTGCGCCTTCAAACTGAACTCTGTCACAGGGTCATCCCTGTCCCACCGCAATAAAAGCAACACAAAACATTTATgatctctctccaaagccaccaTATGCAAGtgagagtcccccccccccaaaagcattAACAAATCCAAGCTAATTTAACTCCCCTTGGGGGAGAGAGAAGCACTCTGGTGAACAGGATTTGTTGGCCTTCTCTGTATGCTACTGGACCCACTCTCTCCTCTATTCCATCACTCTGTATCCATTCTGTATGAGAATGGATTTAATGCACCATTTATTCCTAGACAAACATTTAACGGCATATAATCCATAGAGCACCTGACCTGACTGATTTAGCTCATTTTCATTGCTGATCTGAAAGTGCATCATACTGTATTTTGTCTCGTGTCCCTCTGACACACTTCTGAACacgcatcgggggggggggggggcgtctcccACAGGTCTTACCCGTACTGGACCATGCCCATCATGGGCCCAGAGATGCCCACGTTGATGGCTTGTGAGACCATGGACAGGAAGTCCTTCTGGATTTTGAAACGGCGCTTGCCGATGCTCCAGCTGCCATCCACCAGGAAGGCAATGTCCACCTTGCAGTCTGAGGGGCGGCATGTTTATGTCAAAAATCTTTGGAAAAAGGTGACAGACTGATAAAAATTTTTATAAAAGAAAATAGAAACTGAcatacaaatgtctaaactggttTTGGTATCTGTATAATCAAGTAGTCATTTCCTTTATAGGCAGGACAATTATAATAACTGAAAAATACAGGATTGTTGAATGGGAATAAGTGAGCCAATGGTCATGAAAGAGCAATCAGAGCTTAACTATGAAGAATGATTTTGAACAGGCAGCAAGGCGACCTACTTGGATCTCCTTGTGAGACTGGACTTGGATCTGGGGTCTTGGGCAGGGAGTCCTGCTCACGGACGCTGAAGTCTGCGAGAAACACAGTAAACCCACTGAGTGTCTCCCCAGACGGCCATTCCCAATGCCAGCATGCCATCTGCCACAGCTTCTGTCAGTCTACCTCAATTCTTATTAGGAAAAAAGGTGCCTCATTTATCATCTGAATTTGCCACCATAAACGTAATTCGGCAGAAGCTGATCTGGACTCAGAAATGATTATTTCGACTGCTGCTAGCAGAGGTACACAGGAAAATGTAGCAGCGTAGGATGGGGTCACCTTGACCTTATCATCTCCACCAACCATGGTCTCCCACTGGACAAATAACTGACAGATAAGCCGACCACTCTCTACTTAGCGTATTCTTACCTGTGCAAACTCATGGCCCAAAAGCCCGAGCGA from Brienomyrus brachyistius isolate T26 chromosome 3, BBRACH_0.4, whole genome shotgun sequence encodes the following:
- the vit gene encoding vitrin isoform X4; its protein translation is MYTTTLVTISIALLLTCGVIADPDIQKTKKPKQVVPAIECDLRAAEVHVAEFIAKCPARCRETKQPVYGTGIYASISSICNAAIHGGIITNSGGKVIVKKMAGQTVYKGSFANGVSSLTLPRRRESFIVSVGKPKKGVIYPSTLDYTPLHSPSVKIAPPADQKEAKTSLTTTVLPVTTIAEPTTTTTELTTTSSTSPPTTTTTTTTTTAARPRAVPHKVRDAGPHTQESGAAVRRPAGPAVRPGRVLLPPPERTQQVVQSNPTFSRREWPPSSHQHPDRFGAPRRPTDVSHSTLDRGNTWSQPDTRLTAVRNHRPDASDLDWRFGYGQYPSRSGEPDRTRKLHPEDTVTRVEPVEAWKPEINPFDADFSVREQDSLPKTPDPSPVSQGDPNCKVDIAFLVDGSWSIGKRRFKIQKDFLSMVSQAINVGISGPMMGMVQYGDDPVTEFSLKAHTSSKDLKPAIDKIVQKGGLSNVGKALAYVNKHFFSDANGNRGGAPNVAVVLVDGWPTDRVEEASRLARESGINIFFVTVEGADDNEKQNVVEANFVDKAVCRTNGFFSLPVPSWFGLRKAVQPLVKRVCDTDRLVCSKTCLNANDIAFVIDGSSSVGTGNFRTVLQFVANVTREFEISDTDTRVGAVQYTYEQRLEFAFGQYNTKAELLAAIKRINYWSGGTSTGAAITYAAEQLFSKSKPNKRKIMIVITDGRSYDDVRAPSLAVRRAGVIAYSIGIAWAAQDELEDIATDPDKDHSFFVDEFDNLYKFVPKIIHNICQEFNSQPRN
- the vit gene encoding vitrin isoform X2, giving the protein MYTTTLVTISIALLLTCGVIADPDIQKTKKPKQVVPAIECDLRAAEVHVAEFIAKCPARCRETKQPVYGTGIYASISSICNAAIHGGIITNSGGKVIVKKMAGQTVYKGSFANGVSSLTLPRRRESFIVSVGKPKKGVIYPSTLDYTPLHSPSVKIAPPADQKEAKTSLTTTVLPVTTIAEPTTTTTELTTTSSTSPPTTTTTTTTTTAARPRAVPHKVRDAGQTQSGLRDGSSQAFRGSSTHTSRFAPRIVPGPHTQESGAAVRRPAGPAVRPGRVLLPPPERTQQVVQSNPTFSRREWPPSSHQHPDRFGAPRRPTDVSHSTLDRGNTWSQPDTRLTAVRNHRPDASDLDWRFGYGQYPSRSGEPDRTRKLHPEDTVTRVEPVEAWKPEINPFDADFSVREQDSLPKTPDPSPVSQGDPNCKVDIAFLVDGSWSIGKRRFKIQKDFLSMVSQAINVGISGPMMGMVQYGDDPVTEFSLKAHTSSKDLKPAIDKIVQKGGLSNVGKALAYVNKHFFSDANGNRGGAPNVAVVLVDGWPTDRVEEASRLARESGINIFFVTVEGADDNEKQNVVEANFVDKAVCRTNGFFSLPVPSWFGLRKAVQPLVKRVCDTDRLVCSKTCLNANDIAFVIDGSSSVGTGNFRTVLQFVANVTREFEISDTDTRVGAVQYTYEQRLEFAFGQYNTKAELLAAIKRINYWSGGTSTGAAITYAAEQLFSKSKPNKRKIMIVITDGRSYDDVRAPSLAVRRAGVIAYSIGIAWAAQDELEDIATDPDKDHSFFVDEFDNLYKFVPKIIHNICQEFNSQPRN
- the vit gene encoding vitrin isoform X3; translation: MYTTTLVTISIALLLTCGVIADPDIQKTKKPKQVVPAIECDLRAAEVHVAEFIAKCPARCRETKQPVYGTGIYASISSICNAAIHGGIITNSGGKVIVKKMAGQTVYKGSFANGVSSLTLPRRRESFIVSVGKPKKGVIYPSTLDYTPLHSPSVKIAPPADQKEAKTSLTTTVLPVTTIAEPTTTTTELTTTSSTSPPTTTTTTTTTTAARPRAVPHKVRDAGSSHPYFASVAAAAIARQTQSGLRDGSSQAFRGSSTHTSRFAPRIVPGPHTQESGAAVRRPAGPAVRPGRVLLPPPERTQQVVQSNPNVSHSTLDRGNTWSQPDTRLTAVRNHRPDASDLDWRFGYGQYPSRSGEPDRTRKLHPEDTVTRVEPVEAWKPEINPFDADFSVREQDSLPKTPDPSPVSQGDPNCKVDIAFLVDGSWSIGKRRFKIQKDFLSMVSQAINVGISGPMMGMVQYGDDPVTEFSLKAHTSSKDLKPAIDKIVQKGGLSNVGKALAYVNKHFFSDANGNRGGAPNVAVVLVDGWPTDRVEEASRLARESGINIFFVTVEGADDNEKQNVVEANFVDKAVCRTNGFFSLPVPSWFGLRKAVQPLVKRVCDTDRLVCSKTCLNANDIAFVIDGSSSVGTGNFRTVLQFVANVTREFEISDTDTRVGAVQYTYEQRLEFAFGQYNTKAELLAAIKRINYWSGGTSTGAAITYAAEQLFSKSKPNKRKIMIVITDGRSYDDVRAPSLAVRRAGVIAYSIGIAWAAQDELEDIATDPDKDHSFFVDEFDNLYKFVPKIIHNICQEFNSQPRN
- the vit gene encoding vitrin isoform X1 gives rise to the protein MYTTTLVTISIALLLTCGVIADPDIQKTKKPKQVVPAIECDLRAAEVHVAEFIAKCPARCRETKQPVYGTGIYASISSICNAAIHGGIITNSGGKVIVKKMAGQTVYKGSFANGVSSLTLPRRRESFIVSVGKPKKGVIYPSTLDYTPLHSPSVKIAPPADQKEAKTSLTTTVLPVTTIAEPTTTTTELTTTSSTSPPTTTTTTTTTTAARPRAVPHKVRDAGSSHPYFASVAAAAIARQTQSGLRDGSSQAFRGSSTHTSRFAPRIVPGPHTQESGAAVRRPAGPAVRPGRVLLPPPERTQQVVQSNPTFSRREWPPSSHQHPDRFGAPRRPTDVSHSTLDRGNTWSQPDTRLTAVRNHRPDASDLDWRFGYGQYPSRSGEPDRTRKLHPEDTVTRVEPVEAWKPEINPFDADFSVREQDSLPKTPDPSPVSQGDPNCKVDIAFLVDGSWSIGKRRFKIQKDFLSMVSQAINVGISGPMMGMVQYGDDPVTEFSLKAHTSSKDLKPAIDKIVQKGGLSNVGKALAYVNKHFFSDANGNRGGAPNVAVVLVDGWPTDRVEEASRLARESGINIFFVTVEGADDNEKQNVVEANFVDKAVCRTNGFFSLPVPSWFGLRKAVQPLVKRVCDTDRLVCSKTCLNANDIAFVIDGSSSVGTGNFRTVLQFVANVTREFEISDTDTRVGAVQYTYEQRLEFAFGQYNTKAELLAAIKRINYWSGGTSTGAAITYAAEQLFSKSKPNKRKIMIVITDGRSYDDVRAPSLAVRRAGVIAYSIGIAWAAQDELEDIATDPDKDHSFFVDEFDNLYKFVPKIIHNICQEFNSQPRN